TCGAGGAGGAGATCAAAGCCTTGCAGGCAAAGTGCGACGCGCTGCAGGCCGACCTGCTGGCGCTCGTGGAACGGGACGCCGAAGTCTTCGCGCCGCTGGCCGCCGCCTACGGCCTGCCCAAGGACACGGAAGAGCAGCGCGCCGAGAAAGAGCGCGTCATGGAAGCGGCGCTGGGGGCAGCCTGCGGCGTGCCGCTGCGGATCATGGAGAAGTGCTGCGAAGCCATCGGCCTGATGGCCGTCTTCGCCGAAAAGGGCTCGCGCCTGGCCGTCAGCGACGCCGGCGTGGGGGCCGCTCTGTGCCGCGCGGCGCTTGAAGGCGCGGCGCTGAACGTCTTCATCAACACCAAGGCCATGAAAGACCGCGCCAACGCCGCCGCCATCGACGCCCGCGCCGAAAAGATGCTGGCCGACAACCGCGCCCGCGCGAACGAAATCTACGAAACCGTCATGACATCCCTTCGCGCCTAGCGCGCCTGCTTCAAAAACAACGGCAACCACGGAGAAACGGGGGGCAGACAGGCGAGGCGCAAAAAAGCAGAGGACGTTTTTTGAACGACCTTTCAGCGAAGCAGGACATTTGCGAGATCATTTCAATCTTTTCGCAGAGCGTTCCGGAAACCCCGTTGCCCTGTTCGCCGCTCCGCCGCTTCTCCGTGGCCGTTTTTGTTCTCCGATTTCAATCAGGAAAGGCATGTGATTTGTATGGCTCAGATTCTGGACGGCAAGGCCGTGGCCGCCGCCCTCACCGAATGGCTCAAGGAAGACGTGCAGCGCCTCAAGGACCGCGGCGTTTCGCCCTGCCTCGCCATCGTGCGCATGGGCGAACGCGGCGACGACCTGGCTTACGAGCGCGGGGCGACGAAGCGCGCCGCGGCCGTGGGACTGGAAGTGAAACAGTTCGCG
This genomic stretch from Pyramidobacter piscolens W5455 harbors:
- a CDS encoding cyclodeaminase/cyclohydrolase family protein, with amino-acid sequence MKMTEKSCADFVAVLATKAPVPGGGGASALCGAIGTALGNMVGSLTVGKKKYASVEEEIKALQAKCDALQADLLALVERDAEVFAPLAAAYGLPKDTEEQRAEKERVMEAALGAACGVPLRIMEKCCEAIGLMAVFAEKGSRLAVSDAGVGAALCRAALEGAALNVFINTKAMKDRANAAAIDARAEKMLADNRARANEIYETVMTSLRA